CTTAGATAGAGCCTTGGAGATAGCTGGCTTTAATCTGGTGGAGTACCATGGCACACCAGTGATCATTCTGGTCACTTGGTCTGGGGCAATACCGGTCAACATGGTGGGTGAAATCACCGTAGTTGAAGACAGCTTCAGCAACTTCGACTGGGTATGTTTCAGTTGGGTGGGCCGGCTTGGAACAAGTAATATTGGGCCAAATGAGCTCTGATATCGGAGACGTAGACACCCAACTCAACCAGGTTGACTCTTTCGTCGGATTGAGCTAGAGTGGTGGTGGCGAGGCACCGGCAGCAATGGCAGCGACACCAGCGGCAATTGAAGTTAATTTGACCATTgtgtttgttttgtttcttagtGGTGATATGGACTTACATATGAGTAAGGTAAGGACGGAATATTCACAGATAGGTGACCATAGCAGCCCTATTTATACAAATTCCTTCACCAGCTGGTGCTGCCCAAACGAACCACTGACTGACACTCTTTTCTCACCCCAAGATCCTACATATCTCATCTAGAGCACCTTATCCGCCGTAACTATAGAAAtgcatttcttcttgaacgACTCACGCATTCTTCATAAACTCGTATATCAATGTCTATTTACGGTGCCTGTGTGTGTATTCGTATGCGCGCAATCCGAGATCGACGCTATAGGGGTGCCCAGGTTAGAGAATATCTGAACTTGGTTGGACCCTCGTTCAGAAGCTTATTGTCTAAGCCAGGCTCCGTATGTTTGCACTAAACGATTCCACGGAAAATAGGTCCCATACTGTTCCTTTTCCCCAGCTAAAATGAAATAGGAATCATCTGTTGATCTCGTATATTTCTAGGGTCTACGGCTCGGCGTATTGGCATGTACTTCAGTATGCCAATGCTGGAATCCTTCATACTCTAATCATAACTCAACAAGTCTATACGTCTTCCTATCACAAACATATACCTGCTCAAGAGGCCACGCGCATGAAAAGAGAACGATTGGGCAGAAGTACTCGCCATTTGGCCACACGAAACAGTAACACGATCTTGCATCTGATCTGAATAGTGCGCCATATATAGGCACTTGACCCATAAATGGAAACGTGTATGTTCAAGCCAACATCAATCTTGCTAACCCTTGAGTACCTAACTCTGTTCCATCCAAGAAAACTACTACACTATCAAATCACCTGCTGAATAAATGAGCGGATTGAACGAGACAAGTTGCTATTTCAACGGTAGAGCAGCAGCCTCCAAAGAGTCAAAGCATTGCAAGTTACTGTTGCTCATTTAGATGCTGCATTCGTCAACTTTGAGCCTACTTCCTTCTGAAACAGAACCCGAATCCGGTGAAGGTTGCTAGGAGGGCCAGCGGAGTCGCCAAGGTTTTTTTCGAGGCGGTTAGGTGGTCATATTTGGTGGGGAAGCTATAACCGTCTGCCTTGTGAAAAACCTCGAGATGATAAAGATTGCATGCCAAAAAGCAACTTTTTTCTCGCACTTTGTTGGCTCAATGCATTCATCTTACAGTATAGATTAGGCAGCTTAGACCAAACGCAAAACTCAAGCGAAAGCGAAAGCCTATCCATCAGTTATTCGCTGCAAGCTGTCCTCCTTCCTTACAAGTTATCCTCGAAAAAACTCCGAAAGTTTCCgctacaaagaaaaaatgaaaggcaataataCCCTATCTAGGGGGTTAAGGATCCAAGTCGACGACCCTGTCGCTCACTGCTGCAAAATGTCTTGTGCAACTGCCAAGGAAGCCAAACTTTGTCTAAATTAGTTGCGCTAGCCCCATGCAACCACCGCCCTTTGAGGACTTAAGCTTTTGGATCTGCTTTCAAAGTTAAGACTATATAAGGGTCCTAAATGTTGCCATGTCTGACAGTGCTCGAGCGTATTATTCGCtcacttcttctttccgTGGTTGAAAAGTTTCTAAACTTGTATCCGCACATCCAAAAGTATTCGAAGGGCGACGCAATATTACCAGTATGCAGCTGTTCCCTCTTCTATCGTTAGCGTTATCTTTGGCCTATTCTCAGGCTGTTTTGGGTTCTTCCTCAGACTCTTACGTCAGGTTTCCCGTTCAAAAGCTAGCAAATGTCCCAGGAATGGGCTCGCAAGATGTATCTAAcgttttcaaaagagatgACGTCCTGAATTCGACTTTGATTAATGCCGTAGGAATGTACGTCGTCAAGGTGGAAATCGGAACCCCTCCCCAAACCGCGTACCTTCAGTTAGACACTGGCTCTTCTGATATGTATGTAAATGATGCTGATAGTCCATATTGCGTATTGATGTCTTACGGGTCAGGCTACGCTTCGACCGACAATTACGAGCTCACAGCAACTGCCACCGAGCTTCCTTCTTCCACTATATCGTCGGAGAGTTACAGTACTCTTTGTGCCTACTGGGGCACATTCAGTGTCGGAAACTCCTCTACTTTCAAGTACAATGACACTCAGTTCGATGAGACTTACGGCGATGGTACGTATTACAGAGGCACGTATGGAACAGACGTTGTTTCTTTAGGTAATATTACGCTAGAAAGTTTTTCGTTTGGAGTGGCCAACAACACAGAAAACCAAGGTGGTATTCTGGGCATATCACTTCCTGCTGGAGAAAATACACATTCGCTTGGAGGAGCCTATAACACGACCCCctttgaatatgaaaacTTTCCAATGGCACTGAAAAGCCACGGAAAGATTGAGAAGATAGCATATTCCTTGTTTCTGAATGAACCTAAAGCACATTTCGGAAGCATCCTGTTCGGAGCAGTCGACAAAAGCAAATACTCGGGGCAGCTTTACACCCTGCCTATGCTGCAGGCTTACGATACCCTCGATTCAGTGAGTCCAGGAATGTTTGTTACAGCGCAGAGCGTCGCGGTTTTGAATGGCGACTCTGGAAACAAAACTGTGTCGAAGGTCCGATTCCCGGTGTTGTTTGATTCTGGTACCACCTATTCTAGTCTGCCTACTGAAGTTGCACATGCAATCGGTAAAAGTTTTGACGGAAAGTACAGTTCTGGCGATCAAGGCTACACCTTTGATTGTTCAAAAGTAAAGGATACTCTACTGTCTATTGATTTTGGAGGATTCAATATATCGGCAAACATATCCAATTTTGTGACACGGACGAAGGACCACTGTCTTCTGAACATTGAAGCCGCTGACTCAGGATTCGTGTTAGGAGACGCATTTCTTGTTGACGCATATGTTGTCTTTGACTTGGAAAGTCACGAGGTTTCTATTGCGCAGGCTAGTTTTGAcgataaaaaagaagagattgAGGTTATCTCTGACAGAGTTCCGGGTGCCATCCGAGCTCCCGGATACTCTAGTACGTGGGTGTATACACCAGGCAGCCCCATCGGAACAGGAGATTTCTACAACGTCAGTTGGACCTCCTATTCAGGGTATTCAGAGTATCAATCGTTAGTTGCCACTGCGGTTGTTAGTAGTAGTGACAGTAGCGGTGGTAGTGACagtagcagcagcagcagcagcagcagcagccgCTCAGCTGAAACAACTACAGAAAAGCATAACGCCGGCGATAGGCTCTACCAAtcatcttttcctttttctttggcttCTTTCTTATCTTATTTCCTCTTGTAAAAAGCTCTGGTGGAGGGAAAAGGTACTTTTGCTATATCAGGCCCTGCACTGTGACCTTGACATCTAAATTCAAGGTGTGTCACTACGTATCAAAAAGTTCTATAGCGCAACGCAactttgtatttttttttatgtttagGTTTCGGATCCGGGAGGAGACAACAAAATCAGGGATA
The Saccharomyces mikatae IFO 1815 strain IFO1815 genome assembly, chromosome: 4 genome window above contains:
- the SMKI04G0010 gene encoding pepsin-like aspartic protease codes for the protein MQLFPLLSLALSLAYSQAVLGSSSDSYVRFPVQKLANVPGMGSQDVSNVFKRDDVLNSTLINAVGMYVVKVEIGTPPQTAYLQLDTGSSDMYVNDADSPYCVLMSYGSGYASTDNYELTATATELPSSTISSESYSTLCAYWGTFSVGNSSTFKYNDTQFDETYGDGTYYRGTYGTDVVSLGNITLESFSFGVANNTENQGGILGISLPAGENTHSLGGAYNTTPFEYENFPMALKSHGKIEKIAYSLFLNEPKAHFGSILFGAVDKSKYSGQLYTLPMLQAYDTLDSVSPGMFVTAQSVAVLNGDSGNKTVSKVRFPVLFDSGTTYSSLPTEVAHAIGKSFDGKYSSGDQGYTFDCSKVKDTLLSIDFGGFNISANISNFVTRTKDHCLLNIEAADSGFVLGDAFLVDAYVVFDLESHEVSIAQASFDDKKEEIEVISDRVPGAIRAPGYSSTWVYTPGSPIGTGDFYNVSWTSYSGYSEYQSLVATAVVSSSDSSGGSDSSSSSSSSSSRSAETTTEKHNAGDRLYQSSFPFSLASFLSYFLL